TTCAGGGCCGGCAACATGACTTTGAACAGGGCCCCGGCATCGTAGGACAAGCCCGGGGAGACCGAGACCAGAGCCGCCACCTTGTCTTCGGCAACCTTGGAGGCCAGCACGATGACGGCGTTGGCGTGCCGGGTCCGGACCTGGTCCATGAGCTCCCGCAGGGCGTTGCCTTCCAGGCCCTCCACCGAGGCCGTCACGAGGGTGATGCCCTTGATCTGCTCGACCTGCTCGGCCCCGCTGCCGCCGCTGGCGGCCTTGAGCTTGGCTTCCTTGAGATCGCGCTCCAGCTGGGCGATGCGATGGTCCTTGGCCGACAGCAGCTCAGGCAGGGCTTCCCGGGCCGCGTTGGCCTGGCGGGACAGGCCGTGGATCATGGCCTCGTCCGCCTGGAGCAGCTCCAGGGCCATCTCTCCGGCCACGGCCTCGATGCGGCGCACGCCGGCGGCGACGGCGCCTTCGGAAAGGATCTTCACCACGCCGATCTCGCCGGTGTTCGCCACATGGGTGCCACCGCAGAGCTCGGTGGAAAATCCCGGGACCTGCACCACGCGGACCACTTCCCCGTACTTCTCGCCGAAGAGGGCCATGGCGCCGGAGGCCAGGGCCTCCTCGATGTCCATCTCGTTCACGCGGGTGGGCACAGACCTCAGGGCCTGGCGGGAGGCGAGGCGCTCGATTTCCGCGATCTGCTCCGGCTCCAGGGGGGCGAAGTGGGTGAAGTCGAAGCGCAGCCGGTGTTCATCCACCACGCTGCCCGCCTGCTTCACATGGGTGCCGAGCACCTCGCGCAGGGCGGCGTGCAGCAGGTGGGTGGCGGTGTGGTGGGCGCGGACCCGCCGGCGCCGGATGGGGTGGACCAGGGCGTTGACCGCGGTGTTCTCGAGCAGCGCGCCCGTGACGACGACCTTGTGGAGGTGCCGCTTCTGGGCGGGGGCCGTGCAGTCCAGCACTTCGGCGTGGCCGCCCTCGAAGCGGAGTTGGCCCGTGTCGCCCACCTGGCCGCCGGACTGGGCATAGAAGGGCGTGCGGTCCAGGAGGACGAAGCCCTCGCCGGTGAGCTGCTTCACCCGCCGATGATCGGCGTCGAAGAGGGCCACCACATGGGCCTGGCTCTCGAGGTGGTCGTAGCCGGTGAAGCGCGTGGGGGGGAGCTCCGCCAGCACGGCCAGGTCGCCGGCCAGCCTCAGGTCGTGGGCCTTCATGGCGGCGCGGGCCCGGGTGCGCTGGGCGCCCAGCTCCTGCTGGAAGCCGGCCAGGTCGGCGGCGATGCCGCGCTCCCGGCACCAATCTTCCACCAGGTCCACAGGGAAGCCGTAGGTATCGTAGAGGCGGAAGATGTCGGAGCCCGCCAAGGTTCCGCTCGAGACATCGCTCGACTCGAGGATCTTCAGGCCGGTGGAGAGGGTCTGGCTGAACTGCTGCTCCTCGCGGTGGAGGGACTTCTGGATGCGACCCAGCTCGCCGAGCAGCTCCGGGTACTGATCGCCCATGGCCTCGTAGACCGCCGGGGCCAGATCCGCGAAGAAGAGGCCCTCGATGCCGAGCTTCCGCCCGAAACGCAGGGCCCGGCGGATGATCTTTCGCAGCACATAGCCGCGGCCCTCGTTGCTGGGGACGACGCCGTCGAAGCACATGAAGGTGGCCGCGCGGATGTGGTCGGCGACCACCTGGGAGGCGGTGCGGTTGGCATGCTCCAGCCGGTCTTCGGGGTTCACCTTCGCGGCCTTCCAGATGGCCTCGAAGATGGGCGAGAACAGGTCGATCTCGTAGTTGGTATCGACGCCCTGGAGGATGCTGGCGGTGCGCTCCAGGCCCATGCCGGTGTCGATGCTGGGCTTGGGCAGTGGCGAGAGGACGCCCTGGGCATCGCGCTCGTACTGCATGAACACGAGGTTCCAGATCTCCATG
The window above is part of the Geothrix sp. genome. Proteins encoded here:
- the alaS gene encoding alanine--tRNA ligase, with amino-acid sequence MKTSELRQRFLQYFERQGHRRVASSAVIGPADDPTVMWTNSGMIQFKDVFLGKEKRDYSRATTSQKCLRAGGKHNDLDQVGFTARHHTFFEMLGNFSFGDYFKADAIRFAWEFVTGPVDQGCLGLDPARLWITVFEGAEGVPADAEAEEMWKAAGARPDRIMRFGKKDNFWQMGDTGPCGPCSEMHFDRGAHIPGDATPNGEGDRVMEIWNLVFMQYERDAQGVLSPLPKPSIDTGMGLERTASILQGVDTNYEIDLFSPIFEAIWKAAKVNPEDRLEHANRTASQVVADHIRAATFMCFDGVVPSNEGRGYVLRKIIRRALRFGRKLGIEGLFFADLAPAVYEAMGDQYPELLGELGRIQKSLHREEQQFSQTLSTGLKILESSDVSSGTLAGSDIFRLYDTYGFPVDLVEDWCRERGIAADLAGFQQELGAQRTRARAAMKAHDLRLAGDLAVLAELPPTRFTGYDHLESQAHVVALFDADHRRVKQLTGEGFVLLDRTPFYAQSGGQVGDTGQLRFEGGHAEVLDCTAPAQKRHLHKVVVTGALLENTAVNALVHPIRRRRVRAHHTATHLLHAALREVLGTHVKQAGSVVDEHRLRFDFTHFAPLEPEQIAEIERLASRQALRSVPTRVNEMDIEEALASGAMALFGEKYGEVVRVVQVPGFSTELCGGTHVANTGEIGVVKILSEGAVAAGVRRIEAVAGEMALELLQADEAMIHGLSRQANAAREALPELLSAKDHRIAQLERDLKEAKLKAASGGSGAEQVEQIKGITLVTASVEGLEGNALRELMDQVRTRHANAVIVLASKVAEDKVAALVSVSPGLSYDAGALFKVMLPALNGRGGGKKDLAQGGGTQPAGLPEAFAALRAAL